Genomic window (Vidua macroura isolate BioBank_ID:100142 chromosome 3, ASM2450914v1, whole genome shotgun sequence):
ACAGACTGTGACATAAAGACGTTGATGAGAAGTGTGGGCAGTGAGGGTAACAGAAATAGATTACAGAATGATCAGGCTTGTTCTGTGTGCCtgtgttttgtttgatcagtttGACAGCAAGAGCTACAACTATCTGGAGCCTTTTGGCACCACCAGACAGTATAAAAGTTGTGAAGACATTTGTGTCCCTTTGTGCAGTCATGTTTTGTATCTCTCTGTTCAGCCTCCTTGTGTTTCTGAGGTACCAGATCTATTATGGTTACCCCCTGGAGACATACCTGGAGTATCCCATCGTCATTGCACAAGGTAATTTTTGTAAGCCATGTTTTGGAAACGAAATGGGGCTCATTCAGCCCTCCAAGTCTCTGTGTGTAGGTACAGTGCTCCACTGCAGTGATGCTGGAGTTGGGGGGAAGAGGGAATTAACATCTCTTATAAAACTGAATTCTTTTAAATGCCATTGAAAGAGATGGTCAGGTAGAGGAGAAAAACCTAATTATTACACAGAGTCACAGTGTAAACTCATCCTTTTGTCTGATTCTCCACATGGGAGAGAAACATACTAAACACTCCAGACTCTAAGAAAAGCTTCGTTTTGGAGCTTGCAGTATTTTGGTCATCAATCTCATTTGAGAGACAAAAGCAGTAAGAAAGGAGTCTCCTCAGAGCTTGTGCCCAGTGGAACGGTCTAAGATTGTGTTTGGGCCCCTTTGGTCCTTTCTGTGACGAGCCATCTTTTGTTTATTGCAGATGTCATTCTCCTTTGCTGTATTATGCATTTCAGCGGAAAAGCGAGACGAGCTTTTTTCTATGCAGTCGCGTATCCTTTGAAACCCGGAAGTTTGTTTTATGGGGCTTGTTTGGTAGTTCTTCGTATAGCAGCTGTGCCATCGTTTCTTTCGTGCTACTATTGTAAATAATTCTCAGGCACCCCTCAACATGTATTCCACATTCACACACTGATTTCTGGGATCACAGTAAAACCTCTGCAGGAAATAAGCTTTATATGTTTGCTGTGCTTTAGAAGGCTCCCAACTGATAGAGTAAACTAAATCCttaatttacatattttctaCAGGGATGCAGAGtagaaattacagattttttttttaatttttttttttaattcctgccTGCCCATGCAGGTTGTACTTATTACAATAAAGACagtactgtttgtttttttttctaaataggACTTGGGTTTAAATCTCAAATCTTGTGCTTAGGAGCAGGTTTTGAGAAACTCCAGACACTATTTGACCAAAGACAGTGTGAAAAATAGGAACACTTAGTGTTTCAACCAGTTCTTAGTATGTTTTATCTGGATTGTATAGTCTGTTAAAAAGTTTCAATAAGATTATTTccagatgtttaaaaaaatattattcctcAGGCAGTTTTGAGAACTTTGTATCCTATAATTTTCAGTGCTATGAAACTTAACGTAATATaagattttgggggggatgGTACATGCTAACACTGCAGAAGTGGATAATAGACCTGGCCATGGTAAGTGCTACATGATTATCCGAAATTAGATCTTCacatgaaattacttttttttccgGAAGTATTTATTAGTGGACTTTCTGCTATATATATGTCCTTGGAAGAATTTATCATTTAGGTCAGCTTTCAGAATAACCAACCAGTTTTCAGATACAGGTTCTTACTTTTGCGAGTAGCTGGAAAACAGCACTGAAAGTAGAGACTCTCTGGGGGCGAAAAAGGCATGTTCTGAGATAAGCTGTTACTTGGTGGTGCCTTAATTAAAACTAGCAAATACTTAAAATGTTGAAGTTCTACTGCCACTTTAGTCCTAATGTCATAACCCCAACCAATAAACCTTTAACACAAGAGGAAGAGAATAGAGCATCAAAGCGTTTGAAACAGGGATCGtgatggatttcttttttcccctttagtCGTACCAATTTGCAAGAAACATATCATCTGATAATGCCTACAAAAGTTAAAGACAGTCTTTTCTTAGCAGGAGAGAGaatgtaaaaatgtaattgAGATGAACTGGACCTGCTAATGCAAGAGATGATACAGATGGGGAGAAAAGCTTCCAAGCCCTATGCTGATCCTTACTTGCAGCAGAAATCCAGGCAGGGCACAAAGGCCTGTGTGGAGTCCTCTGTACCTGCTGCCTTTGCAAAATCCCCTCTAAAAGGGGGACTGAGTGAACAGTGCATTCCTGTTactattttttccctccaacTGGACTAATTTTCCACACATTCTTGTCAGTTTTCTCATTCCTTTATGGTTTGGTTTGCCAGACTTAATGGTAACAGATGGTCTGAATCAACCTTGCTGTTTAGACTAGGTCAGTCTCATTTTAGCTGACTTTTATAAACAGTTCTATGGAACAGGTTGAgaagctttttttgtttctttgcttcttaCTGCATTTGCCTCTCTCAAGCATTTGCCAACAACAGTAGCAACTGTTGAAGCTCTTTGAGCTTCTTGCTGGGCAGTACCTCAGAAATGAGTCCTTGTTTCTGGCCACTTCCAGTTTTTGCTTACTTCCAGTTTTTGTTCCTTATGAAGAAGCCGAAGCACTTGGGTTGCCAAATACTGGAAAAgtgtaaacttttttttattctaaatgaAAAAACTACTCCTATTCAGATAATACCATGGCAGAGGCCATGAGAGATGTTCTCTAtctttttcacttgcttttcaGAATCTGTGCACGTTCGTCAGTGCAGCCAGTAAGCTTGTTCAGCTGCAGCATCTCTTGGACACCAAAGATTCCGGACAAGTGAGCGCCCTGACCTGGGGCATGTCTGTATATGCCTCTGCAAGTAAGCTACAGACAACTTGGTGCAAAGTACTGAGTTCTCCTAATTCCTTTTTTCATAGGTCTTTATTCAATCATAGTAGGTAAAGATTTTGCCTTAGTTTCCCTCAGTGCTGATGCCTGGGACTCAGATAACACACAGTCTCTTGAAAACAAGTTTTATCTTTGACACCAATGATAAAAACCAATGACTTAAAGTGTGAATATGACCAAGGGAACTGGAATTGAAATAACTGAAAGGCTGTCTTTATGAGGAAAATTTTTCCATGTTCTATGATTTAATAAAGTTACTAGTGGTCCAGCATGAAAAGGTGCTAAAATTTCAGGTATACAGTCAGAAAATGCTAGTTTTGAAAATCTGTCTACAAATAAATACACACTTAATGCTAAATACCTTTAACTCTATGGCTACTTGTAATTACATTTCTTGACAGAATTTATGAACAGTCATTTGTGGAGTTCCTGTGGCAATTCCCCAGTGGTCTGCATGAACAGTTCTGCAGCTGTTTGACAGAAGTGCCTTTTGCATCTTCACAAAACTCGTTTAAAATATTCTCACTATAAAACTCACCATCCAGTGATGCTGGATCTATTTctatatgaaaaaaaagtcagtaatTAGAAGTTGTGGTGAACAGTGACAGTAAACTTtgtaaatgcttttattttgctgcaaGTGTGAAATAATTAACATTTAGGTTCCTTGTGGGAAGGGAAGCTGAATTCCTTGTATTTGCAAAACTTGAAGGCACACACGTGAACATTCCCAATGGTTAAGTCATGCTAACTCAACTGTGGGTGTAGCTCACTGTCAGCTCCTGAAGCAGGGgctgaacagaaagaaaagcagtaaaCTGACCACGTCCAATCTAGCATGATAGATTTAAAAGTTCTAATTATATCTGtgattttctcattaaaaaagaCCGTTAATACATTGTCAGTCAGCTTTGAGAGCTTGATTTCTGAAGCCAAAATGGTGAAGAGTGGACACACTAAAAGTGGGAATGTGTACAGTATATATTTTCATGCAAGATTATCTTCTGTTGAAAAACAggtatttcatattttttaaaagtataaatGTGTCCTATGTGTTCCACTAATCACAATTCATTCAATTTACAGCAAGAATTATTACAACTGTAATGACTACAAATGATCTCGCAGGTGAGTCAAGTATGTAATTCTCTGCCTTTCCAAGGGAACAGCTGCCA
Coding sequences:
- the SLC66A3 gene encoding solute carrier family 66 member 3 isoform X2, which codes for MAPGLLDLVHLTTWAVCAVIKLPQLVAVLRAGSAWGLSVSSLLLELAGLLVFLRYQIYYGYPLETYLEYPIVIAQDVILLCCIMHFSGKARRAFFYAVAFWGGWYMLTLQKWIIDLAMNLCTFVSAASKLVQLQHLLDTKDSGQVSALTWGMSVYASATRIITTVMTTNDLAVLIRFIVMLILNIWVTATILHYRKTKKTD
- the SLC66A3 gene encoding solute carrier family 66 member 3 isoform X1, whose translation is MAPGLLDLVHLTTWAVCAVIKLPQLVAVLRAGSAWGLSVSSLLLELAGLLVFLRYQIYYGYPLETYLEYPIVIAQDVILLCCIMHFSGKARRAFFYAVAFWGGWYMLTLQKWIIDLAMNLCTFVSAASKLVQLQHLLDTKDSGQVSALTWGMSVYASATRIITTVMTTNDLAASATQKSCSFASISSGSFTGKGNLISGPHFHPHACCFFFAKFSSVS